A portion of the Oxynema aestuarii AP17 genome contains these proteins:
- a CDS encoding ATP-binding protein: MRTELHVPSDLRFLAIVENWLLGSLEMELGDAVDWPRQSNRLRLVLAEAYSNVVRHAHREQPNLPVLIRLELKGHDIALEVWDHGKGYDLGTYMAPVPEEMPDGGYGWLIMNKLMDRVEYRLQIDGRNCLKLEASLPEKEKA, from the coding sequence ATGAGAACTGAGTTGCACGTGCCAAGCGACTTGCGGTTTTTGGCTATTGTTGAAAACTGGCTGCTGGGGTCTTTAGAAATGGAACTGGGCGATGCGGTGGATTGGCCCCGTCAGTCCAACCGCCTGCGCCTGGTTTTAGCGGAAGCTTACTCGAATGTGGTGCGACACGCCCACCGGGAGCAACCGAATTTACCCGTGTTGATTCGCTTGGAACTCAAGGGACACGATATTGCCCTGGAAGTGTGGGATCACGGCAAAGGTTACGACCTCGGGACGTACATGGCGCCAGTTCCCGAAGAAATGCCCGATGGGGGCTACGGCTGGCTGATCATGAATAAATTGATGGATCGGGTGGAGTATCGCTTGCAAATTGACGGTCGCAACTGCTTGAAGCTGGAAGCGAGCTTGCCGGAAAAGGAAAAAGCTTAG
- a CDS encoding nuclear transport factor 2 family protein, which yields MNQNASPLTTQAPPTDDVPEAISIQGVDRDQIRRYFETLNAGEFERTSRLFAPQGQLIPPFEEPIVGPEAIAAYLQQEARGMKLRPKRGEISATVEGREEVKISGEVETALFTVKVGWLFVLDRDGQILGVTVKLLASLAELASLRR from the coding sequence ATGAACCAGAATGCTAGCCCGTTAACAACCCAAGCCCCTCCCACGGACGACGTCCCGGAGGCGATCTCAATCCAAGGGGTGGATCGCGACCAGATTCGGCGTTATTTTGAAACCTTGAATGCAGGGGAGTTCGAGCGCACGAGCCGTCTGTTCGCCCCACAAGGACAACTGATTCCGCCTTTTGAAGAGCCGATTGTCGGTCCCGAGGCGATCGCCGCGTATCTCCAACAAGAAGCGCGGGGGATGAAGTTGCGCCCGAAACGGGGTGAAATTAGCGCCACGGTGGAGGGAAGGGAGGAAGTTAAAATCTCTGGGGAAGTGGAAACTGCCCTATTTACCGTCAAAGTGGGTTGGTTATTCGTCCTCGATCGCGACGGGCAGATCCTCGGCGTCACGGTCAAGCTGCTGGCGTCTTTAGCCGAACTCGCCAGCTTGCGGCGCTAG
- the queG gene encoding tRNA epoxyqueuosine(34) reductase QueG, translating to MVSTSSSPPPDRDRVKQQALDLGFHKVGIAAVEPPPTDAARQLQTWCDRGYGAEMDWMANPKRQDIRQVMPEARSLICVALNYYTPTPHSDRPDRAKISRYGWGRDYHRVMHKKLKALATWLQAQGDGIQARYYADTGPIQDKVWAQRAGIGWIAKNSNVITREYGSWVFLGEVLTNLTLESDRPHTQHCGSCTRCIDACPTGAIVEPFVVDANRCIAYHTIENRSPDLPDNIKPHLEGWVAGCDICQDVCPWNQRFATETDVSEFRPYPENLAPTFAELAELSDTEWDRRFRASALRRIKPQMWRRNARANLENVRE from the coding sequence ATGGTTTCTACATCTTCGAGTCCCCCTCCCGACCGCGATCGCGTCAAACAACAGGCCCTCGACCTCGGCTTCCACAAAGTCGGCATCGCCGCCGTCGAACCGCCCCCCACAGATGCCGCGCGACAGTTACAAACCTGGTGCGATCGTGGCTACGGCGCCGAGATGGACTGGATGGCGAACCCGAAACGCCAAGACATCCGCCAAGTCATGCCCGAGGCGCGATCGCTGATCTGCGTCGCCCTTAACTACTACACCCCCACCCCCCACAGCGATCGCCCCGACCGCGCCAAAATCTCCCGCTACGGTTGGGGACGGGACTATCACCGGGTCATGCACAAAAAACTCAAAGCCCTCGCCACTTGGTTGCAAGCTCAAGGGGACGGCATCCAAGCCCGCTATTATGCCGATACCGGACCAATTCAAGATAAAGTGTGGGCCCAACGGGCGGGGATCGGCTGGATTGCTAAAAATAGCAACGTCATCACCCGAGAGTACGGGTCGTGGGTGTTTCTCGGAGAAGTGCTAACGAATCTCACTTTAGAGAGCGATCGCCCGCATACGCAACATTGCGGCAGTTGCACGCGCTGTATTGACGCCTGTCCGACCGGGGCGATCGTCGAACCCTTCGTCGTCGATGCCAATCGTTGCATCGCCTATCACACTATCGAAAATCGATCCCCGGACCTTCCCGACAACATCAAACCTCACTTAGAAGGCTGGGTTGCCGGGTGCGATATTTGTCAGGACGTTTGCCCCTGGAACCAGCGTTTTGCCACCGAAACAGACGTGAGTGAATTTCGACCCTATCCCGAAAACCTCGCCCCGACCTTCGCCGAACTCGCCGAACTGTCGGATACCGAGTGGGATCGGCGATTTCGCGCCTCCGCCTTGCGACGGATCAAACCCCAGATGTGGCGACGCAATGCTAGGGCAAATTTAGAGAATGTGAGAGAATGA
- a CDS encoding TPM domain-containing protein: protein MKLSHLIKTIFFLALGFFLALSIVLSPSLTGAIAIQDVPNPRVEYGGWVTDMANLISPATERELNQLIDSLEAETTAEIAIVTVPDTDPFPSVKTFTTELFNTWGIGKKGKNNGILFLTSFGDRRVEIETGYGIEPILPDAQILDILNRHILPYFTNNDFDTGILEGTRALIDVLSGETFEGAIIDKDPFF from the coding sequence ATGAAACTTTCTCATTTAATCAAAACCATTTTTTTTCTCGCTTTAGGATTCTTTCTCGCTTTATCTATTGTTTTATCTCCGAGTTTGACGGGGGCGATCGCCATTCAGGACGTTCCCAATCCCCGGGTAGAATATGGGGGATGGGTAACGGACATGGCAAATTTAATCAGTCCGGCGACGGAACGAGAGTTAAATCAGTTAATCGATTCTTTGGAAGCAGAAACTACTGCCGAAATTGCGATCGTGACCGTTCCCGATACCGATCCGTTTCCATCGGTAAAAACCTTCACAACCGAATTGTTTAATACGTGGGGAATTGGCAAAAAAGGTAAAAATAACGGCATTTTATTCCTAACTTCGTTCGGCGATCGCCGAGTCGAAATCGAAACGGGTTATGGAATCGAACCGATTTTACCCGATGCTCAAATTTTAGACATCCTCAATCGCCATATTTTGCCTTATTTTACAAACAATGATTTTGATACGGGAATCCTCGAAGGAACTCGGGCATTAATTGATGTTTTAAGTGGCGAAACATTTGAGGGAGCAATTATTGATAAAGACCCTTTTTTTTAA
- the metH gene encoding methionine synthase, with translation MKSPFLQRLHSPDRPVLVFDGAMGTSLQFQNLTADDFGGKEYEGCNEYLVITNPEAVKKVHRGFLEVGADVIETDTFGGTSIVLAEYDLGDRAYEINKKAAELAKSVAAEFSTPEKPRFVAGSIGPGTKLPTLGHIDFDILHDAFAEQAEGLIDGGADLLIVETCQDVLQIKAALTAIEEVFAKKGCRLPLMVSITMEVMGTMLVGSEISAALSILEPYAIDILGLNCATGPDKMKEHIRYLSENSPFVVSCIPNAGLPENVGGQAHYKLTPMELRMALMHFIEDLGVQVIGGCCGTRPQHIEQLAEIAKTLHPKARPVRTWDGEGEPPKRESFQYIPAAASIYSAQPYEQDNSFLIVGERLNASGSKKCRTLLNNEDWDGLVALAKAQVKEGAHILDVNVDYVGRDGVRDMHELVSRLVTNVTLPLMLDSTEWEKMEAGLKVAGGKCLLNSTNYEDGEPRFYKVLELAKTYGAGVVVGTIDENGMARTAEKKFAIAKRAYEAAIAYGIPPHEIFFDPLALPISTGIEEDRGNGKASIDAIRQMREELPHCHILLGVSNISFGLNPAARQVLNSVFLHEAMQVGLDSAIVSASKILPLAKIEEEHQQVCRDLIYDRRQFEGNNCVYDPLTKLTELFQGKTTKRDRSLDANLPIEQRLKQHIIDGERIGLEDVLAQALEKHPPLDIINKYLLDGMKVVGELFGSGQMQLPFVLQSAETMKAAVAYLEPYMEKGEAGDNAKGTVVIATVKGDVHDIGKNLVDIILTNNGYRVINLGIKQPVENIIEAYEEHKADCIAMSGLLVKSTAFMKDNLETFNERGISVPVILGGAALTPKFVHEDCQNAYQGKVVYGKDAFSDLHFMDKLMPAKSANNWDDFKGFLDEASDNGKVAKAESKAVETAESNGGVSSKSAKKDKKEAAEPQVIDTRRSEAVDIDIDRPKPPFWGTKVLQPEDMPLEELFWYLDLQALFVGQWQFRKPKGQSREEYDEFIDKEVRPILETWKQRVVEDNLLHPQAIYGYFPCQAEGNTLFLYDPSEMKDENSKPETVVATFEFPRQKSMRRLCIADFFAPKETGIVDVFPMHAVTVGEIATEYAKKLFDSDQYTDYLYFHGMAVQTAEAMAEWLHARIRRELGFGSEEPDNIRDILQQRYRGSRYSFGYPACPNIEDQYKQLELLGSDRISMYMDESEQLYPEQSTTAIITYHPVAKYFSA, from the coding sequence ATGAAAAGTCCATTTCTCCAACGTCTTCACAGTCCCGATCGCCCCGTCCTTGTCTTCGACGGCGCCATGGGAACCAGCCTGCAATTCCAAAATCTCACCGCCGACGACTTCGGCGGCAAAGAATACGAAGGCTGTAACGAATACCTCGTCATTACCAACCCCGAAGCCGTTAAAAAAGTCCATCGCGGGTTCCTCGAAGTCGGCGCCGACGTCATCGAAACCGACACCTTCGGCGGAACCTCGATCGTCCTCGCCGAATACGACCTCGGCGATCGTGCCTACGAAATCAACAAAAAAGCCGCCGAACTCGCCAAAAGCGTCGCCGCCGAATTCTCCACCCCCGAAAAACCGCGCTTCGTCGCCGGATCCATCGGTCCGGGAACCAAACTCCCCACCCTCGGGCATATCGACTTCGACATCCTCCACGACGCTTTCGCCGAACAAGCCGAAGGCTTAATCGACGGCGGCGCCGACCTGCTGATTGTCGAAACCTGTCAGGACGTTTTACAAATCAAAGCCGCCCTCACCGCCATCGAAGAGGTCTTCGCTAAAAAAGGCTGCCGCCTCCCCCTGATGGTCTCGATCACGATGGAAGTCATGGGAACCATGCTCGTCGGTTCCGAAATTAGCGCGGCCCTGTCCATCCTCGAACCCTACGCGATCGACATCCTCGGTCTCAACTGCGCCACCGGGCCCGACAAGATGAAGGAACACATCCGCTACCTGTCGGAAAACTCCCCCTTCGTCGTCTCCTGCATCCCCAACGCCGGACTCCCGGAAAACGTCGGCGGACAAGCGCACTACAAACTCACGCCGATGGAACTGCGCATGGCCCTGATGCACTTCATCGAAGACCTCGGCGTTCAAGTGATCGGCGGTTGTTGCGGAACCCGCCCCCAACATATCGAACAACTCGCCGAAATTGCCAAAACCCTACACCCCAAAGCCCGCCCGGTTCGTACCTGGGACGGCGAAGGCGAACCGCCAAAACGGGAATCGTTCCAATACATCCCCGCCGCCGCCTCCATTTACAGCGCCCAACCTTACGAACAAGACAACTCGTTCTTGATCGTCGGCGAACGCCTCAACGCCAGTGGGTCGAAAAAATGCCGCACCCTGCTCAATAATGAAGATTGGGACGGCTTAGTTGCCCTGGCGAAAGCTCAAGTGAAAGAAGGCGCCCACATTCTCGATGTCAACGTCGATTACGTGGGTCGCGATGGCGTCCGCGACATGCACGAGTTGGTCTCCCGCCTGGTGACTAACGTCACTCTTCCCCTGATGCTCGATTCCACGGAATGGGAGAAGATGGAAGCCGGGTTGAAAGTCGCCGGGGGTAAATGTCTGCTCAACTCGACCAACTACGAAGACGGCGAACCGCGATTCTACAAAGTGCTGGAGTTGGCGAAGACATACGGCGCGGGGGTCGTGGTCGGTACGATCGACGAAAACGGAATGGCCCGCACTGCCGAGAAGAAGTTCGCGATCGCCAAACGCGCTTACGAGGCGGCGATCGCCTACGGTATCCCCCCTCACGAAATCTTTTTCGACCCCCTCGCTTTGCCGATTTCCACCGGGATTGAGGAAGATCGCGGCAACGGTAAAGCCAGCATCGACGCCATCCGACAAATGCGCGAAGAACTGCCCCACTGTCACATTTTGTTAGGGGTGTCTAATATTTCTTTCGGGTTAAATCCGGCGGCGCGTCAGGTGCTCAATTCCGTGTTTTTACACGAAGCAATGCAGGTGGGCTTGGATTCGGCGATCGTCAGCGCCAGCAAAATTCTCCCCTTAGCCAAAATTGAGGAAGAACACCAGCAAGTTTGTCGCGATTTGATCTACGATCGCCGCCAATTTGAAGGGAATAATTGCGTCTACGATCCCCTCACTAAGTTAACCGAACTCTTCCAAGGTAAAACCACCAAGCGCGATCGTTCCCTCGATGCCAATTTGCCGATCGAACAACGACTCAAACAGCATATTATCGACGGCGAACGGATCGGTTTGGAAGACGTTCTCGCTCAAGCTTTAGAAAAGCATCCCCCCTTAGATATCATCAACAAATATCTCCTCGACGGGATGAAAGTGGTCGGCGAACTGTTCGGTTCCGGACAGATGCAGCTTCCGTTCGTGTTGCAATCGGCGGAAACCATGAAAGCTGCCGTCGCCTATCTCGAACCGTACATGGAGAAAGGTGAAGCCGGGGATAATGCTAAAGGTACGGTGGTTATTGCCACGGTGAAAGGGGACGTTCACGATATCGGTAAAAATTTGGTCGATATTATTTTGACCAATAACGGCTATCGGGTGATTAATTTAGGCATCAAACAACCCGTCGAAAATATCATCGAAGCCTACGAAGAACACAAAGCAGACTGTATCGCCATGAGCGGTCTGTTGGTGAAATCGACCGCATTTATGAAGGATAACTTAGAAACCTTCAACGAACGCGGCATCTCGGTTCCGGTGATTTTAGGCGGTGCCGCTTTAACCCCGAAATTTGTTCACGAAGATTGTCAAAATGCCTATCAAGGGAAGGTCGTTTACGGGAAAGATGCTTTTTCCGACCTTCACTTCATGGACAAGTTAATGCCTGCCAAATCGGCTAACAATTGGGACGATTTTAAAGGGTTTTTGGATGAAGCCAGCGACAACGGTAAAGTGGCTAAAGCCGAGTCGAAAGCGGTAGAAACTGCTGAAAGCAATGGCGGTGTTAGCAGTAAATCGGCGAAGAAGGACAAGAAAGAAGCTGCGGAACCTCAAGTTATCGATACGCGGCGATCGGAAGCGGTAGATATCGATATCGATCGCCCCAAACCGCCATTTTGGGGTACGAAAGTTCTACAACCGGAAGATATGCCCTTGGAGGAACTTTTCTGGTATTTGGACTTGCAAGCGTTGTTTGTCGGACAGTGGCAGTTCCGCAAGCCGAAGGGTCAATCTCGGGAGGAGTACGACGAATTTATTGATAAAGAAGTTCGTCCAATTTTAGAGACTTGGAAGCAGCGCGTTGTCGAGGATAATTTATTACATCCTCAAGCAATTTACGGTTATTTCCCCTGTCAGGCGGAAGGAAATACGCTGTTTCTTTACGATCCGTCGGAAATGAAAGACGAAAATTCCAAGCCGGAAACGGTAGTAGCGACGTTCGAGTTTCCCCGTCAAAAATCGATGCGCCGTCTGTGTATTGCCGACTTTTTCGCCCCGAAGGAAACGGGTATCGTTGACGTGTTCCCGATGCACGCAGTTACCGTGGGCGAAATTGCCACGGAATACGCGAAAAAACTGTTTGATTCGGACCAATATACGGATTATTTGTATTTCCACGGTATGGCGGTACAAACGGCGGAAGCGATGGCGGAATGGTTGCACGCGCGCATCCGTCGCGAGTTGGGATTTGGCAGTGAGGAACCGGATAATATTCGCGATATTTTGCAACAGCGTTATCGCGGTTCTCGTTACAGTTTTGGTTATCCCGCTTGTCCGAATATTGAGGATCAATACAAGCAGTTGGAGTTATTGGGGAGCGATCGCATTTCGATGTACATGGATGAAAGCGAACAGCTTTATCCGGAACAATCGACGACGGCGATTATCACCTATCACCCGGTAGCGAAATATTTCAGCGCCTGA
- a CDS encoding PAS domain-containing sensor histidine kinase, with protein MRKTPATPRSRTTSTLTHPSAPMSPQSSANRSSGLRSSTAFEQFARAVPVPMALLDRQMRYITVSQRWLDDYGIDQADLIGRSHAEVFTHLSRSWHENFRRCLYHGETHNQRDRLIKPNGQVDWVEWKIQPWYADHGEIGGAIVIAEIVTVREASAQEQRKQLDEALEQSQQSAYIHQFAIEKAVDAIFWIDPDSKLSYVNEAACQLLEYRRDELLALKLHQIDPAFSPNIWSEHWKAIKQFGSFTFESTHRTKSGRIFPVEVRVNYLKYKNREYHCAFVREITERKQHETALQSANEQLQAVLDAVPGLVSWLSRDLKYLGVNRQLASTFGLRPEDFSNREVGFMESHPGFAEFAREFFESETKTISKEICIGLEGQRRSYLLGAQKYHHNSRAVFVGLDITDRKQMEAQLRRSETLYRTLAHNFPNGAVCLFDRDYRYTLAEGTELAKVGLSKAAMEGQICRDVFDPETAEIIEPLYAKALDGEESVAEIPYAGRIYLTHVLPLKDDTGEVIAGMMMTQNITERKKNEQVLRRSRQRLREQAHRLRDALAELKQTQTQLIQTEKLSSLGQLVAGVAHEINNPVSFIYGNIAHARQYANELLELVELYADAYPEPTEAIAERIETMGLDFVREDFPKLMSSMQVGADRIREVVLSLQNFSRLDQAQKKPVNLHEGIDSTLLILQSRLKAKGGRPGIEVVKDYGDLPKVECYAGQLNQVFMNLLANAIDALEERGIECDASESEEEPTIAIRTRAIAGNRVEIRIADNGLGMTPNVQRKLFEPFFTTKPPGKGTGLGLSISYQVVVQKHGGQLNCDSTPGRGTEFAIVLPIEAK; from the coding sequence GTGCGGAAGACACCCGCCACCCCCCGTTCGAGAACCACTTCGACCCTGACCCATCCGAGCGCGCCGATGTCGCCACAATCCAGTGCAAACCGCTCGTCCGGCCTTCGTTCGTCAACCGCTTTCGAGCAATTTGCGCGAGCCGTCCCGGTGCCAATGGCCTTACTCGACCGCCAAATGCGCTACATCACCGTTTCCCAACGGTGGTTGGACGACTACGGCATCGACCAAGCTGACCTTATCGGGCGATCGCACGCCGAAGTCTTTACTCACCTCTCCCGATCGTGGCACGAGAACTTTCGCCGTTGCCTGTACCACGGAGAAACCCACAACCAACGAGATCGCCTCATCAAACCCAACGGTCAAGTCGATTGGGTCGAGTGGAAGATCCAACCCTGGTACGCCGACCACGGCGAAATTGGCGGGGCGATCGTCATTGCCGAAATCGTCACCGTTCGCGAAGCATCCGCGCAAGAGCAACGCAAGCAACTCGACGAAGCCCTCGAACAAAGCCAGCAGTCGGCTTACATTCACCAATTCGCGATCGAAAAAGCCGTCGATGCCATCTTTTGGATCGACCCCGACAGCAAACTGAGCTACGTCAACGAAGCCGCCTGTCAACTGCTCGAATATCGACGGGACGAACTGCTCGCCCTCAAACTGCACCAAATCGATCCGGCCTTTTCCCCGAATATTTGGTCGGAACATTGGAAAGCCATCAAACAATTCGGTTCCTTTACCTTTGAATCGACCCACCGCACGAAAAGCGGGCGTATTTTCCCCGTCGAAGTGCGGGTTAACTACCTGAAATATAAAAATCGCGAATATCATTGTGCGTTCGTGCGCGAGATTACCGAACGCAAACAACACGAAACCGCCTTACAAAGCGCCAACGAACAACTGCAAGCCGTTCTCGATGCCGTTCCCGGCTTAGTCTCCTGGCTCAGTCGCGATCTCAAATATCTCGGCGTCAACCGCCAGTTAGCCAGCACCTTCGGGCTACGCCCGGAAGATTTTAGCAATCGAGAAGTCGGCTTCATGGAAAGTCACCCCGGATTTGCGGAATTCGCCCGGGAATTTTTCGAGAGCGAAACGAAAACGATTTCTAAAGAAATCTGCATCGGACTCGAAGGACAACGGCGCAGTTACTTACTCGGCGCCCAAAAATACCACCACAACAGCCGCGCGGTCTTTGTCGGGCTCGACATCACCGATCGCAAACAGATGGAAGCCCAATTGCGCCGCAGCGAAACTCTCTACCGCACCTTGGCGCATAACTTCCCCAACGGGGCCGTCTGCTTGTTCGATCGCGACTACCGCTATACCCTCGCCGAAGGAACCGAACTGGCAAAAGTCGGCCTGTCCAAAGCCGCAATGGAAGGTCAAATCTGTCGGGACGTGTTCGACCCGGAAACCGCCGAAATCATCGAGCCGTTGTACGCTAAAGCCCTCGACGGCGAAGAAAGCGTCGCCGAAATTCCTTATGCAGGTCGGATTTACCTCACCCACGTCTTACCTCTCAAAGACGATACTGGGGAAGTCATCGCCGGGATGATGATGACCCAGAATATTACCGAACGCAAGAAGAACGAACAGGTGTTGCGGCGATCGCGCCAACGCTTGCGCGAACAGGCCCACCGCCTGCGCGACGCCCTCGCCGAACTCAAACAAACCCAAACCCAACTCATTCAAACCGAAAAACTCTCCAGTTTGGGTCAGTTAGTCGCCGGGGTCGCCCACGAAATTAACAATCCGGTCAGTTTTATTTACGGGAATATCGCCCACGCGCGCCAATATGCGAACGAACTGCTAGAGTTAGTGGAACTGTACGCCGACGCCTATCCCGAACCGACGGAGGCGATCGCCGAGCGGATCGAGACCATGGGGTTAGATTTCGTGCGCGAAGACTTTCCCAAACTGATGTCATCGATGCAAGTCGGGGCCGATCGCATTCGCGAGGTGGTGCTGTCGTTGCAAAACTTCTCGCGGTTGGATCAGGCGCAGAAAAAACCCGTCAACCTGCACGAAGGGATTGACAGTACCTTGTTAATCTTGCAAAGTCGGCTCAAAGCCAAAGGGGGACGTCCGGGGATTGAAGTGGTCAAAGACTACGGCGACTTGCCGAAAGTAGAATGTTACGCCGGACAGCTCAATCAAGTGTTTATGAACTTGCTGGCGAACGCGATCGACGCTTTGGAAGAACGAGGAATCGAGTGCGATGCTTCGGAATCCGAGGAAGAACCGACGATCGCGATCCGTACCCGGGCGATCGCGGGCAATCGCGTCGAAATTCGGATCGCCGATAACGGCTTGGGAATGACCCCTAACGTGCAACGCAAACTGTTCGAGCCGTTTTTTACCACCAAACCCCCTGGCAAAGGGACGGGTTTGGGGTTATCAATTAGCTATCAGGTTGTCGTTCAAAAACATGGCGGCCAGCTTAACTGTGATTCGACCCCCGGACGGGGAACGGAGTTTGCGATCGTCTTGCCGATCGAGGCAAAATGA
- a CDS encoding CHAT domain-containing protein → MNYRKLVLLLLAGCGLAIALGMSGSLEGRAIAQTQSPPAQTQLALPELLDRVSTSEAVAAIETRWENAYESYFGTNFGDLEIDAAQIAEILDRLGRQTGKRSALIYAIAAPKQLELVLLLPGRDPIRKSIPEADRETVLDAVLQLRQEITNPRKRNRESYLEPARSLYDWIVRPLKAELEANEISTLLFCVGNGLRTLPFAALHDGERFLIEEYGFTRIPAFKWTDTLYGDLRESKVLAMGASQFEELSPLPAVPVELAAIAGDLWSGQVFLNNRFTLKNLRSQVQENDYRIVHLATHAEFKPGDPSNSFIQLWNEKLTLDRMRELGFDTANMSLLVLSACKTAFGDEDVELGFAGLAVQSGVKTALASLWYVSDSGTLALMSEFYRALRTTDANGQPKIKAEALREAQIAMIRGRVRVEGSQLRGSGEEVDLPPALQTFAPDNLSHPYYWAAFTAIGSPW, encoded by the coding sequence GTGAATTATCGTAAGTTAGTATTGTTATTACTCGCCGGATGTGGGTTGGCGATCGCCCTAGGAATGAGTGGGAGTCTGGAGGGACGGGCGATCGCCCAGACGCAATCTCCCCCAGCCCAAACCCAGCTTGCTTTACCGGAACTGCTCGATCGCGTTTCCACTTCCGAAGCGGTCGCGGCGATCGAAACGCGCTGGGAAAACGCTTACGAGAGTTATTTCGGGACGAATTTCGGCGATCTTGAGATCGACGCCGCCCAAATTGCCGAGATTCTCGACCGTCTCGGACGACAAACCGGGAAGCGGTCGGCGTTGATTTACGCGATCGCCGCCCCCAAACAATTAGAATTGGTGTTACTTTTACCCGGTCGCGACCCGATTCGCAAAAGCATTCCCGAAGCAGACCGGGAAACCGTTCTCGACGCGGTTTTACAACTGCGTCAGGAAATTACGAACCCTCGCAAACGCAACCGCGAGAGTTATCTCGAACCCGCGCGATCGCTTTACGATTGGATCGTGCGCCCGTTAAAAGCCGAATTAGAGGCGAACGAGATTAGCACTTTGTTGTTTTGTGTCGGCAATGGCTTGCGGACGTTGCCCTTTGCGGCCCTGCACGACGGCGAACGGTTTTTAATTGAAGAATACGGATTTACGCGCATTCCGGCGTTTAAGTGGACCGATACCCTTTACGGCGATTTGCGTGAGTCGAAAGTCTTGGCGATGGGGGCGTCGCAGTTTGAAGAACTCTCGCCGTTACCTGCGGTTCCCGTCGAACTGGCGGCGATCGCCGGAGATTTATGGTCCGGTCAGGTTTTTCTCAACAACCGTTTTACTTTAAAAAATCTGCGATCGCAAGTGCAAGAGAACGACTATCGCATCGTTCATCTCGCCACTCACGCCGAATTTAAACCCGGCGATCCGAGCAATTCGTTCATTCAATTGTGGAACGAAAAACTCACCCTGGATCGAATGCGTGAACTCGGTTTCGATACGGCGAATATGAGTTTGTTGGTCTTGAGTGCGTGCAAGACTGCCTTCGGGGATGAAGATGTCGAGTTGGGTTTTGCCGGATTGGCGGTGCAAAGTGGGGTGAAAACCGCTCTGGCGAGTTTGTGGTACGTCAGCGATTCGGGAACCTTGGCCCTGATGAGCGAATTTTATCGGGCCTTGCGCACAACCGACGCCAACGGTCAGCCGAAGATCAAAGCCGAAGCGTTGCGAGAAGCGCAAATCGCGATGATTCGCGGTCGGGTGCGCGTGGAAGGGAGCCAGTTGCGCGGTTCCGGAGAAGAGGTCGATTTACCGCCTGCCTTGCAGACCTTCGCCCCGGATAATCTTTCCCATCCTTATTATTGGGCTGCGTTTACGGCGATCGGCAGTCCGTGGTAG